The DNA window GCGATATCCACAATGATTCGATTTCGCTGACGACCCAGACCGTTCGCGAGCAGAACGCGAGCCTCTCTACGACGGTTCTCAACGAGACCCATGCCAGAATCCAACTGACGGGCACAGATACTGGTCAACCGCTGACGAATCGAACACTCTGGCTTCGAGGAGCGGCTCAAGGGCGAGCGACGACGAACGCTGACGGCGCCATCGTCGTCGAGCGGCGAGACCTCTACGTCACCGCCTCGTTTGCAGGTGTGGCTGACGCCTCCGAAAACGCCTACTACGGGCCAGTGCAGGCTCGAGTCGCGTTTCAGCCGGATCCGTTTGACATCTATCAACTCCTGACCAGTCTCGCGGGTGCGCTGGTTTCGGTGATCGCGTTTGTCATCTTCTTCGCACCGTTCGCGTACATGCGGAGGGACACGGGCTAGGGCCCCATCAGACGCTCGAGTGGTGACTCTAACACGCACACAACAGCCCCACAACAACCTCAGAACACACAATGAATGGCTCGAAATACCACGTCCCAACCGACGTCGCTCATGACAGCATCGGTCCCGAGATACTATCGGCCAGTCTGCACAGCATTGCGATTCTGTTGCCTGACACGCCCGTAGCTTCGCCTGCCGCTGTATTCTCCGACTGGATTGCGGACTTTTTCACCTACATCCTGACCGGGATTCTCGGTTTTATCGGTGAACTCGTCGCCAACGGGATACTCACGTTCATCATCTTCGATAGTCCCTACTCAGATCCTGGGATGCAGGCAGCTTTCCAGCACAATCTAGATATCTTTCCGCAACTGCTCGTGATCATGTTCATGGCGGGCGTCGCAACGAAACCGTTCGCCGACCAGATCGAAGTGACGAACTTCATGCTGGTGTGGAAAGCGTTGAAGGTGATCATCTTCGTCGCCGTGGCCCGTCAGATCATGCACTTCAGTCTGCTGTTGACGAACGCGCTTATTCGCCATATCTTCACTGCTGACTACGGCGCTGCGTTCGGCCCGGAGGTCTTGCAATCAGGCCTCGACGGGGTTGCGGCGTCGAGTGCTGGTGCGATCATCGGTGGACTCATCCTGAGTATGGTGTCCGTGGCAGGCATCCTCCTCGCGCTTGGTGTCTTCATCCTGCGGGAGTTCTTGTTCAATGCGACGTTCATCCTCCTACCTGTGCTCGGAGCAATGTTGTTCCTGGACTTCGGGCCGCTTCGCTACGCGTCGGAGATCTCGAAGACCGTCCTTCGGGCGACCGCCTACATGCTCCTCGCCGGAATTGTGATGGCTGGCCTCCTGCAGACCGGTGCTGCAGCCGCCGGTGCGTACGCGGACATGGCCGGCCAGGGGGCGACCGCTGCCCAGAGTCAACAAGCGAGTGACCCTGGATTCGGGGAAGTCCTCGAGGCGTACCTCTTCTGGTTGATCGGGCTCGTCGCCCCTGCACTTGTCGGCATCAAATCAGCGGCGATGGCCGGACTGTCGCCGCGGCGGATCTCCGGACGACAGGGGGCAAAGAGTAAGTCGAGTTCTCAGGGCTCGTCGACGAACCAGTCGGGGGAGAAGTCGACTCGTGCTGCTCTGATTGAGCAGGCGAGATATGGGGCAGCTGGTGCTGACAGGTGGGCAACTGGTGGGAAGGGTGGTGCTGCTGTTCAAAAAGCTGGGTCGGCTGCGACACGAACAAAGGGAGCTGTTGGAAGTGCAGCTACGACTCTCCTTTCGGAAAAGAGGGTCAACGACGCAAAGAAGGGAGGTCAAGCTTTCAAGAAAGGTGGAAAACGTGCGGTTAAGGACGCCAAGTCCGGCACAGACTACGCAACCCGAAATCTTCACCAATCGCCCGTTGATTGGGCTGAGGCGGGTTTAGAACGGTATCGGGAGAACCCCGTTGTCGATACGAGCCAAGAAACTAATCCGAAACAACGGGATCTGAGTGACTTTGCAGACGAGTCAGAGAGTAGGGATCGATCCAAATGAATGTCCACTTGGCCAGACGCATATATCGGGGGAACTCTTAATCTGGGACAACAATGGACGGTAAAGAACACACTACGTCCACTACCACCGAACGTAGTAGAGACATCTTCCGAGCCGGAATCATTCTGGCAGTCTCCACAGCGATATCCTCAGTTTGTTACCTACTTGTTCCAATCGGGGTACTTCTAGTGGGTGGTGAATTAGCATCTCACCTTGGTATGCTCGTTCCCTCACTTCTCAGCGTAGTTGCTGTACCCCTTACCCCACTGGTAATCGCCATCTCAGTATTCACAGTTATTGACGAAATATTCGGCGAAGATCACAAGGGAATTGATAGAGGATGGTCTCTGGGGATTATTATCGGAGCATGTCTCCTGACTCTCATCTGGTTTCTCCCTCTTTGGGGACAGAGCTGGCCTATCCTTGCTGAGAAACTACGTCCACTCCGAGTGTCCGTTCTGTTTGACGATGCATGGGTGATGGGCCTCACTTGGATCGTATATATTCCAATGATGATGTACGTCAATCTCGGAGCTATAGTTACTGATAACACCAGTTCCTCTGTTACACAAGAGAGACAACGCGCTGGGTCAAGTTCCGTGGGGGCCTCATCTGATCCCGCCAATCAGCCGACTCAAGATATAGACGGTTTCTCGAGAGAGGGTACAGGATTTACCTACAACTGGGATTCAGCACCAGATACGGGGTTTGCAGATATTGGTGGGATGGAGTCGCTGAAAACAAATATCGAGCGATCAGTCCTCCGACCACTTACTCGGATTGACGAAGCCTATGAGCGGTTCAACGTCTCACCACCGAATGGAATTCTCCTTTACGGCCCACCAGGAACCGGCAAGACCCTGTTTGCTCGAGCAATCGCCGGCGAACTCGGCCATCCGTATCTCGAGTTATCTGCGGGTGATATCAAATCCCGATGGATCAACGAGTCAACCGAGCAGGTCAACCAGCTCTTCGCCGAAGCTGAACAGTTCGACCGGTGCGTCATCTTCATCGACGAGATCGATGCCCTGCTCGCTGACCGTGGAAATGACCTCCACCGAGAGCACGCCCAGGTCGTCAATGAGTTCCTCGCGCATCTGGACGACGAGAACCCGAATTTCCTCGTAATCGCAGCGACGAATCGAGCCGACCTCCTCGATGAGGCTGCTACACGCCGAGGACGGTTTGACCAGCAGTACGAAATCGGCCTCCCCGACCACGACGCTCGTGAGGCGATCTTCCGCGTACGACTCTGTGAACTCCCGACCGCTCTTGACGAGGACAACTATCACGAGTTGGCCGAGCGTTCTGAAGGGCTCAGCAGTGCTGACATCGTGGGAATCGTCGACGACGCCGCAATGCACGCAGCTGAGCGTGATGCCGAGGCAATCACGCTCGCTGATCTTCACGAGTCGTTCCCGAATCGCTTTACGGACAAAGATACCTAACAAATCATGAATGCAATGGAAAAACCGACATACTAAGGAAACTATTAACTATCCATCTTTGTAAAGGAACGATTACATGGAGACCTTCCCCATCGCAGGCCGGATTATCAACACGAAGTTGATCTTCGGTCTCACCGCCCGCGAAGCCGGCGAGGTTCTCGTCATCCCGTTTCTCGCCCTCGGCATCGCCCAGAGCCTCGGATTCACCGGCACGCTCTTCCTGATTGCAGGCGGCATCGGTCTCACACTTGGCATCCTCATCCTCCTCGTTGCGCCCGCTGGCCAACGGCCGATCAGCTACGCCCGTGCCGCCGCTGACTACTATCTCTCGTCGAACTCGTACTACAATCGCCGTACTCGACCCGAGGCAGAGACGGCTGTTGTCCAGGACGTCGTCGGCGTCCGGCAGGAAGGCCTCGACATCGAGACGATCAAAGCTGAACAGGAGACCGAATCGAGGTAACCGCGCATGGGCTCTTCTTCCTCTGACGAGATTACTGATGGAACCGTCGCCGGCAGCGATGGGGAACACGAAATTGACGAGACAGCCAACGCGAACTCTTCACTCGATACTTCAGCCGGACAATCGACGACGAGCGTGTCAGCAACTGAGTCGCACTCGACCCCGGATTCCGAGTCACAGAACGATGACCATCCGACTGCCGCGACTCGTAACGGAGCATCGTCGGCAGCACCCGAGTCCGACCTCGAAGTTCTCCGGGCACTCAATAGATTCCTCGACGACATCGACACCGATCTCCCGACCGCTCGCGAAAGGGCTCGGGCTCGCGACCACTTCGACCTCGAGAATCGACTCGGCGAGCCCACGACCACTCAGACGAAACTCGGCTTCGATTACGTCCGTGACGACGGCATCGCCGTCGACGAGAACAGCTACATCGGCCTCCTGAAAGTCCACCCCCAAAACTGGCTCTCGCTCAGTGACCAGGCGAAACGCGACACGATGAGTGCGTACATGTCGTTCCTCATGTCGCTCGAGTCGAGCGTTGCCGTTCCCTGCTATCCAAAGACGTTCGATCTGACCGGCCATCTCGAGCAGTTCTATACAGCGGGTGCGAGCATGGCTTCACGCGGCCAGACGCCAATCCTCCAGTACGGACGCAAATTCTACATCCAGTGGGCCAACACCAACATCGAAGACGAGGATCTCAAACAGCGCGATTTCTACATCGTCACGCGCGTCGAGGCGGACCAAGTCCACAAGGATCTCGATACAGGAAGCGTGTTGAGTCAGCTCAGGACGCTTCCGGTTATCGGCAGGGTCTGTTCGGGAATCGTCAATCGAACGCCACTGGGCGGCTCCCACGAAGAAGCCCGAACCGAACTCTGTATCCGCGAGGTCCGGCAACGCCAGCGTCGGATTACGAACACACTCGGTCGGACTGACGTCTCCATCGAGCGTGTTACCGATCGCCAGGAGACGATGGAGATCCTCTATCACTACTACAACCACGTCGATCCGAAGTTCGAGAAATTTTCGCACGCGACGAAAACGGAGGGCGAGTACTGATGGGGCGATTCGACCGCTTCCGCTCGTGGCTTCCTGTGGGGAGTAGCGAACCCAGCATCGATGATATCGACGACGAGACGTTTGACCGCGCTGCGGAGGTCCTCGAGGCGAACGGCGACGACCTC is part of the Natronosalvus caseinilyticus genome and encodes:
- a CDS encoding ATP-binding protein, with translation MDGKEHTTSTTTERSRDIFRAGIILAVSTAISSVCYLLVPIGVLLVGGELASHLGMLVPSLLSVVAVPLTPLVIAISVFTVIDEIFGEDHKGIDRGWSLGIIIGACLLTLIWFLPLWGQSWPILAEKLRPLRVSVLFDDAWVMGLTWIVYIPMMMYVNLGAIVTDNTSSSVTQERQRAGSSSVGASSDPANQPTQDIDGFSREGTGFTYNWDSAPDTGFADIGGMESLKTNIERSVLRPLTRIDEAYERFNVSPPNGILLYGPPGTGKTLFARAIAGELGHPYLELSAGDIKSRWINESTEQVNQLFAEAEQFDRCVIFIDEIDALLADRGNDLHREHAQVVNEFLAHLDDENPNFLVIAATNRADLLDEAATRRGRFDQQYEIGLPDHDAREAIFRVRLCELPTALDEDNYHELAERSEGLSSADIVGIVDDAAMHAAERDAEAITLADLHESFPNRFTDKDT